The Theropithecus gelada isolate Dixy chromosome X, Tgel_1.0, whole genome shotgun sequence genome includes a window with the following:
- the LOC112615543 gene encoding LOW QUALITY PROTEIN: farnesyl pyrophosphate synthase-like (The sequence of the model RefSeq protein was modified relative to this genomic sequence to represent the inferred CDS: deleted 1 base in 1 codon) — MNGDQKSDVYAPGKQDFIQHFSQIVRVLTEDEMGYSETGDAIAQLKEVLEYNAIGGKYHQGLTVLVASRELVEPRKQDADSLQRALTMGWFVELLKQAFFLVADDIMDSSLSPQGQIWWYQKPGMGLDAINDAMLLEACIYHLLKLYCLEQPYYLDLIQLFLQSSYQTDIGQTLDLITAPQGNVGLGRFTEKRYKSIVKYKAAFYSYLPVAAAMYIAGIDGEKNHANAKKILLDMGEFFQIQDDYLDLFGDPSVTSKVGADIQDNKCSWLVVQRLQQATPEQYQILKKNYGQKEAKKVAQVKVLYEELDLPAVFLQYEEDSYSHIMGLIEQYAAPLTPAIFLGLLRKIYKQKK, encoded by the exons ATGAATGGAGACCAGAAATCAGATGTCTATGCCCCAGGAAAGCAGGATTTCATTCAGCACTTCTCCCAGATCGTTAGGGTGCTGACTGAGGATGAGATGGGGTACTCAGAGACAGGAGATGCTATTGCCCAGCTCAAGGAGGTCCTGGAATACAATGCCATTGGAGGCAAGTATCACCAGGGTTTGACGGTGCTAGTAGCATCCCGGGAACTGGTGGAGCCGAGGAAACAGGATGCTGATAGTCTCCAGCGGGCCCTGACCATGGGCTGGTTTGTGGAACTGCTG AAGCAAGCTTTCTTCCTGGTGGCAGATGACATCATGGATTCATCCCTCTCCCCCCAGGGACAGATTTGGTGGTATCAGAAGCCTGGCATGGGTTTGGATGCCATTAATGATGCTATGCTTCTGGAAGCATGTATCTACCACCTGCTGAAGCTCTATT gcctggagcaGCCCTATTACCTGGACCTAATCCAGCTCTTCCTGCAGAGTTCCTATCAGACTGATATTGGGCAGACTCTGGACCTCATCACAGCCCCTCAGGGCAATGTGGGTCTTGGCAGATTCACTGAAAAGAGGTACAAATCTATTGTCAAGTACAAGGCAGCTTTCTACTCCTACCTTCCTGTAGCTGCAGCCATGTACATTGCAGGAATTGATGGCGAGAAGAACCATGCCAATGCCAAGAAGATTCTGCTGGACATGGGAGAGTTCTTTCAGATTCAGGATGATTACCTTGACCTCTTCGGGGACCCCAGTGTGACCAGCAAAGTTGGCGCTGACATCCAGGACAACAAATGCAGCTGGCTGGTGGTTCAGCGTCTGCAACAGGCCACTCCAGAACAGTACCAGATCCTGAAGAAGAATTACGGGCAGAAGGAGGCCAAGAAGGTGGCCCAGGTGAAGGTACTATATGAGGAGCTGGATCTGCCGGCCGTGTTCTTGCAATATGAGGAAGACAGTTACAGCCACATTATGGGTCTCATTGAACAGTACGCAGCACCCCTGACCCCAGCCATCTTTCTGGGGCTGCTGCGCAAAATCTATAAGCAGAAAAAGTAA